Genomic window (Cystobacter fuscus DSM 2262):
CCTTTCACCACGAAGCTTCCGTACCCCGTCTATTTCCGCACGGCCAACCTGACGGAGGAAGCCTCGTACCCCCGGCACCGTCATCCCTGGGGGGAGTTCGTCTACGCCTTCAGCGGGGTGATGGAGCTCAAGCTCGCCGACAGCCACTACCTGGCGCCGCCGCAGTACGGCATCTGGCTGCCCCCCGACGTGGAGCACATCGGCATGAATCGCCACGAGGCGAGCCACTGCTCGCTCTACCTCTCCCGGGAGCGCTGCCGTGCCCTGCCGAAGACGACGTGCGCGCTCGCGGTCAGCCCGCTGATCAAGTCGCTCCTCGAGCACCTGCGCGAGCACGGGGTGGACCATCCCCGCACGAGCAGTGATCGCCGGCTCCTGCAGGTGCTCATCGACCAGCTCGCCCTGGCCCCGACCCAGGGCAGCTACCTGCCCATCTCCGACGATCCGTTGTTGCGCCAGGTGCTGACGGCCCTGGAGGAGAATCCGGCGGATGGGCGCTCGCTGGCGCAGTGGGCGCGGCAGGTGCACACCACGGAGCGCACGCTCGAGCGCCGCTGCCAGCAGCACCTGGGCCTGTCCTTCACGGACTGGCGCCAGCGGCTGCGAGTCGTCAAGGCGCTGGC
Coding sequences:
- a CDS encoding AraC family transcriptional regulator → MAKQLQVPFTTKLPYPVYFRTANLTEEASYPRHRHPWGEFVYAFSGVMELKLADSHYLAPPQYGIWLPPDVEHIGMNRHEASHCSLYLSRERCRALPKTTCALAVSPLIKSLLEHLREHGVDHPRTSSDRRLLQVLIDQLALAPTQGSYLPISDDPLLRQVLTALEENPADGRSLAQWARQVHTTERTLERRCQQHLGLSFTDWRQRLRVVKALAMLETGRSVEAIALDLGYSSASAFIAMFRRMTGTTPDKVRGQGLAAS